A region of the Stieleria neptunia genome:
TGGCGGTCGAACTGATCGAGAACGATTGGAGTTTAAAACACTTGCACCGCTTGATCGTCGGTTCGGCGACCTACCGCCAGTCATCCCATCTGACGCCCGAACTGGCCCGGCGCGATCCCTACAACCGACTGCTTGCGCGGGGAGCACGCTTTCGGGTCCCCGCCGAAACGGTGCGAGACATCACGTTGGCGGCCAGCGGATTGCTCAACCGCAGCCTGGGCGGACCGAGTGTTTACCCGCCGGCGCCGGAGTTCTTGTTCACGCCACCGGTCAGCTACGGCCCCAAGGTCTGGGAGGTCGCCCAAGACGACGGGCGTTACCGAAGGGCGTTGTACACGTTTCGGTTTCGCAGCGTCCCCTATCCGATGCTGGAAAACTTTGACGCCGTCCCCGGCAACCTATCCTGCGTCCGTCGCAGCACGTCCAATACGCCGATGCAAGCGCTCACGTCGCTGAACGAACCGATGTTTCTGGAGTGTTCGATCGCGCTGGCGGCCAAGACGATTCGCGAAGGCGGTGCTGACGAAGATGCGGGTGCAGAAGCAACGGCCAGCGACCGCCGACGCATCCGGTTCGCATTCCGACGTTGTGTCGGACGCCTACCGAGCGACGAAGAGCAACGTGTCTTGACCGACTACCTGGTGCGTCAACGCGAACGGATGGATTCGAACGAACTGTCCGCGAAAACCATCCTGTCCTCGGGCCCGCTGCTGGATCTGGGCGACTTGGATGCGACAGAGTTGGCGGCCTGGTCGCTGGTTTGTCGCGTGATGCTGAACTTGGATGAAACGATCACACGAGAATAAATATAGATGATGAACAACCTGAATCGATCGCGGCGCTGGTTCATGAAAGACTGTGGCGTCGGGCTGGGCGCCATCGCGGCGGCGCAGCTGATGGCCGAAGAATCGGGTGCCGCTTCGACGGCCGATCCGCTTGCCGTGCGCCGGCCGCACTTTCCCGGCAAAGTCAAGAACGTGATTTTTCTGTTCATGGCCGGGGCGCCCAGTCATTTGGAATTGTTTGACAACAAGCCACAGCTGGCCAAGTTCGATGGCACGCTGCCGCCGGCGGAGTTGCTCAAGGGTTATCGGGCGGCGTTCATCGACCCGAATTCAAAACTGCTGGGGCCGAAATTCAAATTCGCCCGGCACGGAGAGAGCGGTGCGGAGATCAGCGAGATCCTGCCGCACACCGCGCAGGTCGCCGATGAATTGACGATCGTGAAATCGATGACCACCGACGCGTTCAACCACGCACCGGCTCAGATCATGATGAACACCGGGTCGCAATTGTTCGGCAAGCCCAGCCTGGGTGCCTGGACGCTGTACGGATTGGGCAGCGAGTCGAAAGATCTGCCGGGGTTCGTCGTGTTCAGCAGCGGCAGCAAGGGCCCCAGCGGGGGAAACAGCAACTGGGGCAGCGGTTTTTTGCCGACCATGTATTCCGGCGTGCAGCTCCGCAGCGTCGGCGATCCGGTGCTGTATCTGTCCAATCCGCCGGGTGTGGATGCACGTGCCCAGCGAGACGCGTTGGATGCGATCACGGCACTCAATCAGCAGCATCTGGCACTGACCGGTGACCCCGAGATCGCGACGCGGATCAATTCCTTCGAGATGGCGTACCGCATGCAATCGTCGGCACCGGAATTGATGGACATCCAATCGGAAACGCAGCAGACGCTGGACCTGTACGGTGCCGACCCGGAAAAACCGTCGTTCGCCAAAAATTGTTTGTTGGCGCGGCGGCTGGTCGAGCGTGGGGTTCGGTTTGTCCAGCTGTTCCACGAAGCGTGGGACCAGCACGGCAACCTGGTCGGCGGATTGAAGACCAATTGCAAGAACACCGACCAAGCGTGTGCGGCGTTGATTCAAGATTTGAAGCAGCGCGGGATGCTGGACGAGACGTTGGTGATTTGGGGTGGCGAATTTGGACGCACGCCGATGGTTCAGGGCGGCGGCAATGATGGCCGGGACCATCACCCCAACGCGTTCACGATGTGGATGGCCGGTGGCGGAATGAAAGCCGGGACGACGCTCGGCGAGAGCGATGCATTCGGGTTCAATGTGACGCGTGATCGCGTCCATGTCCGCGACTTGCATGCCACGATCTTGAACCAACTGGGGTTCGACCACAGGCGCTTGAGCGTCAAATTTCAGGGGCTCGATCAGCGACTGACCGGCGTCGAACCGGCCCGAGTGGTCCACGAACTCCTCGCCTGACCCACCAAGTGGCCTAAGCTTCCCGCCCGCGATCGCCCCGGTTTTCCGTCGCAATGGCAAGCAAGATGCTTACCCCACCGCCTAGCGCTGAACTATTCTTTCGAAAGACAATTTCCTCCTCGAATTCGCTGCGTTTTGATGCCCACGCCAATCACCGGAATCCTGACCCCCAACATCACGCCTGTCGATCGTGACGGTCGTGTCGACGAAGACACGTTGCGTCGTTACGTGGATTGGTTGATCGAAAAGGGCGTCGACGGGTTGTACCCCAACGGCAGCACGGGCGAATTCATTCGATTCACCGCCGAAGAACGGCGTCGGATCGTCGAGGTGGTGATCGACCAGACCGCCGGGCGGGTGCCCGTGCTGGCCGGTGCCGCCGAGGCAAACGCCAAGGAGACGATTGCGGCGTGTGAAGCGTATGGTGCGATGGGCGTGCGGGCGGTCGCGATCGTCGCCCCGTTCTATTATCGGCTTTCCGACCAAGGCGTTTACGCGTATTTCCGCGAGATCGCCGAGGCCGTGTCGGTGGACGTGACGCTGTACAACATTCCCCTGTTTGCATCGCCGATTTCCGTCGACACCGTGGTGCGTTTGGCGTCGGAATGCCCGCGTGTGGTCGGCATCAAAGACAGCTCGGGTGACTTGCCGAACATGATGCGGATGATCTCGCAGATCCGTCCGATCCGTGACGATTTTTGTTTCCTCACCGGCTGGGATGCGGCGTTGGTGCCGATGCTGGTGGTGGGTGCCAACGGCGGGACCAACGCGACCAGTGGTGTCGTCCCCGAATTGACCCGTGCGATCCACCGCAGCGTGGTCGCCGGCGACATCGACCAGGCGATGAAATTGCAGTACCAGTTGCTGCCGTTGTTCGACGCGATGATCTCCATCAGCGAGTTCCCCGAAGGGTTTCGTGCCGGCGCCCGCTCGCGCGGCTGGGATCTCGGTCCGGGACGCGTCCCGATTTCGGATCGGCAAAAGGAGGCCATTGCCGAGGCCCAGCGACAGATCGATGATCTATTGAGAGAATTCGTCGACGCCCCAACGCCCGGGGTTTCCAACCGAGTGATCGAGAAAATCGTGCAACAGGTGATGTCGCAGCTCAAGTCACAGTAAATTAATCGCTTCCGGTGAGGCCACTGCCTCGCGTCGGAGTGGACACGGAAACAACAGCAAGCTGATTCATGCAACGGCGCACGATGCTACGTCGACTCCCCTCCACCTGCACCTTCGCACTGCTGGTCGCAGCGGTCGCGGGGTTCCACGGCCTGACGCCGCCTAGCGCCAACGGCTGGGAACCGAAGAACGCAGCCGTCCTGGCGGGGCATGCGTTTCTGGAGCTGGACACACCCTCGCTAACCGAAAGCAGCGGTCTGGCGTTCTCCCACGTTTCCCCCCACTGCGTTTGGTCGCACAACGATTCCGGCGACAAAGCGAGGCTGTACGCGTTCACCAACAACGGCAAATATTGTGGACGTATGGTGCTGCGTGGGGTCAATGCGAGTGACTGGGAGGACATGGCATCGTTCGACGACGATGGGGCGCGTTTGCTGGTCGCCGATGTGGGCGACAACGATGCCCAACGCAAATCGGTGTCACTGTACCTGTTCGACGAACCGGATCCGAGAAGACGATCGTTCGTCGATTCGTATCAGCACCTGGTGATTCGCTACCCCAGGGGACCCCAGAATTGTGAATCCGTCGCGGTCGACGTTCGCCGGCGACGAATTTTGATGCTCGGCAAGTCGCCGTTGCTGGCGACCATGTACGAGGTGCCGTTGCCCAAACGCCCGAAAGGGGATCCGTCGGCCGCGGGTGTCACGGTGATCGAGTTGGACGCAAAACCGATCCAGTCCCTCGCGATCCCGCTTGCCACCGGCATGGACCTTTGTCCCACGACGGGAGACCTCTGGATTTCGAATTATCTCCAAGCCTATCGCTTCCCCGCTTCGAAACGGATCCCGCTGGAAACGCGTCTGCGGCAGATGCCCGAGATCGTCGACCTGCCAAAGTTAAAACAAGTCGAAGCGATCGCGGTCGACGACCAGGGACGGGTCTGGGTCACCAGCGAAGGCATCCCGGCGAAGATGCAGCGGATCGTGTTCGCGCCGTAGAGCTTGGGCAGCGTGTCGCTTGAACAAGCCGTGCAGCATTTGTTAGCGGAAGGGCGCGAGCCCTCCGGTCGCGTTTCAAAAACACCGCGAAAGACCGGAGGGCTTGCGCCCTGCCGTTAAAACCTCGTAAAACACGAAAGCCAAATGCTTCACAACGCTGCCGAAACGGCCGCTCATCGATTGCCGCCAGCCGCCTGACTCGACGCCATCCTCCCTGCCAGCCAATGCCCCACCGCGATTCCATCCAGCCGATCCCGATCGATTCGGTCGACGATCACCGCCTGTCGGACTTTCGCGACTTGAAACGTCGACCGACCGGACGCGTGTTGAACGCGACACATTTCGTCGTCGAGGGGCAGCTGATCACGGGCCGATTGATCGCCAGCGATTTTGAGGTGCGATCGGTGGTGGTCGAACGAGGCCGCGATTTGGCCGCGCTGGGCGAGGTTGCGGCCGGGACGCCGGTGTATGCGGTGTCCCGCGACCAGATGCGTCAGCTGGCCGGGTTCGATTTCCACCGCGGCTTCCTCGCCAGTGCGGCGCGAAAACCGCTCGGCGGGATCGACGCGTTTCGCCCCGATTCGGTTTCGTTGGCGCTCGTGCGCACGACCGACATGGAAAATTTAGGCAGCATGGTGCGTTCGGCGGCGGCGCTCGGGATCCGTCAGATTTTGATCGATCACCGCTCGGTCGACCCGTTCTCGCGACGGGCGATGCGGGTCAGCATGGGGGCGGTGCTGGGCATGCGTTGGCTGGTGATGAACGATCCGGCCGACGATTTACGGTCCCTGGCCGAGCGGGGCGTGGTCAGCCTGGCGTCGACGCTGGCGGCCGGTGCGATTCCGATCGGCGACGTGTCCATCGACGCGCGGCCGAGGGTGCTGGTGATGGGCAATGAAGCCGAGGGGTTGCCGGTGGAGGTCCAGCGTGCGGCGACCGAACGGGTGACGATTCCCATGCCCAGCGAACCCATGCCCAGCGAACCCATGCCCAGCGAACCCGGATGCGGGCCGCTGGTCGACAGCCTGAACGTCTCGGTGGCGGCCGCGGTCCTGCTGTACGAGCTGACACGGGCGGAGAGGCTGACACGGGTGGCGATGAAACGGGGGCAGTGATAGCGAAGCGGGCGTCGCTTGCACTACAATTGACGCCGACGCCAGCCTTTTTCGCTCTCCCGAACCGCCAGCACAGTCGATCATGCAACTGCATTGCCTCGGAACTGCCGGGTATCACCCCAACGAGGATCGGCACACGAGCTGTTACTTTTTGCCCGAGAGCGGGATCGTTCTGGACGCCGGCACGGGGCTGTTCCGGTTGGCCGAACTGATTGCCACGCCGACGCTGGACATCCTGCTCAGCCACGCCCACTTGGATCACGTCGCCGGGCTGACGTTTTTACTGGACGTGCTGTACCGGCGGCCCGTCGATCGGCTGCGAATCTGGGGCGAGAAAGACAAGCTGGCGGCGATTCAGCGGCACCTGTTTTCCGACCTGTTGTTTCCGGTCCCGATCCAGGCGGAATATCGAGAAATCGACGCGTTGCCGGAGTTCACGATCGGCGACTGCACGATCCGTTGGCGGCGCCAACAGCACCCGGGAATGTCCGTCGGCTATCGCCTGGACTGGGACGATGGGACGCGGCTGCTGTATTTGACCGACACGACGGGGGACGACGGCGTGGAGGCGATGGAGTGGAACGCCGGGGCGGACCTGTTGATGCACGAATGTTATTTCCCCGACGCCAGCTCGGAATGGGCGACGAAAACGGGGCACACTTGGAGCAGCCGGCTGGCAAGAATCGCCCAGGGGTCGGCCCCCAAGCACTTGATGCTGACGCACGTCAACCCGATCGACGCCGAGCCGGAATTGATGCTCCGGGAGGTCAGCGAGACGCTCCGGGGGCGACAAACCCGCGTCAGTTTGGCCGCGGATCGCGAGGTCGTTGAATTTGGCCGATAGAAGCGGCGGATTGCCTCATGATCGGCGATCCGGATGGCCGAAAGAGTGCTTCACGCAGCGAACCAAACCGCCCAGCGGACTGTCCAGATGCCGGTGCGCCGGGGCCCACGGGAACCCGTCGCGGTCAGGCGAATCAGGTCGATCTGGGCGTTTGGGGACTGGAGAGGCCAAATCCGGCTTGCCCCAGAACGATCGATTGCTAAACTCTGCCGTCTCCCAGCGTTTGATGCCTGGCATCCGACGCGGGGAAAAGGAAAAAAGACAGTGCCGGGGAGATCAACCTGGCGGCAGGGCGGTCGAGTCGCCAGCGTAGCTCAGTTGGCAGAGCAGCTGATTTGTAATCAGCCGGTCGTGGGTTCGAATCCCTCCGCTGGCTCTGGCGCGGGAATCACCGGCCCGAGTGCCGACATCCAAACGACTCGGAACCTGGATGCAAACTTCAGGCCACCTTGCCACCGACGGCTCCAAACGACAAACTTCGCGACGAAGACGCCAGACAACCTTTTACGGAAACCGGACGAGCAGCAAGATCAAGACAACACGATAGACGTTGAGGGGGGTTTGCCCGAGTGGTTAAAGGGGGCGGACTGTAAATCCGCTGGCTACGCCTACATTGGTTCGAATCCAATAGCCCCCACTGAAAAAATTTGAGATTGGAGATCTCAAAGCTGAGAGTCGCACCCGGGCAGACCACGCCTGGGCACGAAAAGCGGGTGTAGCACAATGGTAGTGCAGCAGCCTTCCAAGCTGAATACGAGGGTTCGATTCCCTTCACCCGCTCTGAGCGTCGCTGCTGTAGCTCAGTGGTAGAGCACTTCCTTGGTAAGGAAGAGGTCATGGGTTCAAGTCCCATCAGCAGCTTGAGCGTCTGGAACTGAGAATCTGGAAAGTTGGTGCGGATCTTGCTGATTTTTCGCAATCAGCAATTGCAAGCGACGCGACTTTTCGCAACAACTACGCACCCTCGCCAGCGGCACTGATTTTTGCCTTCTCTGGTGGGAGTACTGAAGCAACAACCGGGACGTCCTTGGTGGACGTTCTTGGATACGATTTTCTGTCTGTTTAGAAGAACAAAGTCGGATTGTCGCGACCACTGGGTCGGTGAACCACCGTGGGTGTGAACACGGTCACCACTCCAGAGGGCTCGTCCGGGGCGTATCCCCAGACAAGTAGCAAGAACGATCCGACGCAGGTGAGTTAGAAATGGCCAAGGCAACATTTGAACGGACCAAGCCCCACGTTAACGTCGGCACGATTGGGCACATTGACCACGGTAAAACAACGACCACGGGTGCAATCCTGGCAGTCCAAGCCGCCAAAGGCTTGGCAGAGGCGAAGGGGTATTCGGATATCGCCAAGGGCGGTACCGTGCGTGACGCAACCAAGACGGTGACCATCGCGGTCGCCCACGTCGAGTACGAATCGGACAATCGTCACTACGCCCACATCGACTGCCCGGGCCACGCTGACTTTGTCAAGAACATGATCACCGGTGCCGCCCAAATGGACGGTGCGATCCTGGTCGTGTCGGCCGCGGACGGCCCGATGCCGCAAACCAAGGAACACGTGCTCCTGGCCCGTCAGGTCGGCGTTCCTTACATCGTCATCTTCCTCAACAAGTGCGACTTGGTCGACGACGAAGAGTTGTTGGAACTGGTCGAACTGGAAGCCCGCGAGTTGCTCAGCAAGTACGACTTCCCGGGCGACGACGTCCCCGTGATCCGCGGATCGGCTCTGCCGGCTTACAACAGCCCTGCCGATCCCGAAGCCAGCAAGTGCATCACCGAACTGATGGAAGCGCTTGATGAGTACATCCCCGAGCCCGTCCGCGAAGACGACAAGCCATTCCTGATGGCCATCGAAGACGTGTTCTCGATCGAAGGTCGTGGAACGGTCGCCACCGGTCGAATCGAGCGTGGCGTGATCAAGGTCGGCGAAGAAGTCGAAATCGTCGGCCTCGGCCCGAACTCGGCCAAGACGACCTGCACCGGCGTCGAAATGTTCCGCAAGGAAATGACCGAAGGACGTGCCGGAGACAACGTCGGCTGCCTGCTCCGCGGCATCAAGCGTGAAGAAATCCAACGCGGTCAAGTGTTGGCCAAGCCGGGATCGATCACCCCGCACACCAAGTTCGAAGCCGAAGTCTACTGCTTGAGCAAAGACGAAGGCGGCCGACACACGCCGTTCTTCAGCGGTTACCGTCCCCAGTTCTACTTCCGAACCACCGACGTGACCGGCACCGCCAACCTGGAAGGTGCCGAAATGTGCATGCCCGGCGACAACGTCAAAGTCACCGTCGAACTGCACAAGCCGATCGCCATGGACGATGGCGTCCGATTCGCCATCCGCGAAGGTGGCCGAACGGTCGGTTCGGGCGTTGTGACCAAAATCGTCGAGTAGTCCCCAAACCGGGACCGTTTGGCAGCTGTTTTGACGCCAAACTCGATGAAAATGAACGCGAGAACCAACGAACCGTCTGTCGGGTCGTTGGTTCTTTGCTTTAAACTACGCGAAGCCGGATTTCGGTCCGGCCGCAGCGAAGGAGTGTAGCTCAATTGGCAGAGCACTGGTTTCCAAAACCAGCGGTTGCGGGTTCAAGTCCCTCCACTCCTGCTTTGATTTTCGGCTTTTCACGCTGCTCTGGTGCCAAGACCGGGGGCAGATGTACGATGAGCCTTTCCGCGGAGGCAAACGGGTCCTCCGTCCACACTGGCTGACAAACGCCGGCCCGAATGAGCCGGCCGATCCGAACGTAAGGACAATCGAGTGTCTCGAGACATCGCCGGGAGCAAAGCGAGTACCGCCCCGAGTGGAGGTTCGCTGTCAAGCGAACTGTTCCACGCTGCCGTATACAAACCGAACCAAGGCCGCATCGTCCGCCAATTGACCGTTCTGGCAATCTGGCTGATCGTTGCCCTCGGAGCATGGCGGCTTTACGCCACCCTGGATGGATCGACGTCCAACAAAGCGATCGCCGTCGGGATCCCCGCGGGCATCCTGCTGGCCGGGCTGTGGATCGGTTTTCGGCTGATCAACTGGCCACGTTTTGCGGATTTTCTGATCGCCGTCGAAGCGGAGATGAAGAAGGTGACGTGGCCCAGCCGCGACGAGGTCAAACGCGCTTCGGTCGTCGTGATCGTGACGATCGCGATCCTGGCGATCTCGTTGTTCCTGTTCGACGTCTTCTGGCAAGCTTTCTTCGATGCCCTGTGGGCCACCGCCTAGCCGATTGCCCTGAGGCGATTTGCTGGTAGATTTGCAATCCGATCGGTCGCCGCACCTCTCGCCTGCCGCTTTTCACGTTCTACGCTCCCAGCCGTTTCCAGTGTTCCAATGACCGACGAATCCAAATCTCCCAACACCGATGACGCTGACTTGATGGACGAGTCCAGCGAAGTGCTTGAGGAAAATGATTCCGCGGAGGGTGGATCCGAGGAAATCGAAGCGTCCGAAGCCGCCGAAACGACCAGCGAGTCGACCGGCGAGGTGTTTCTGGACAGCGACGAGGATGATGACGATGCTCCCAGCGGCGACATCGAAATGGATTGGTACATCCTGAAGGTCGCGTTCAACCGCGAAGATTCCATCGCCGACGCGCTGCGAAAGAAAATCGCAATGGAAGGCATGGAAGAATACTTCGGCGACGTGGTCGTCCCCAGCGAAGACGTTGCCACGTTTACCCGTGACGGGAAGAAGCGGATCACCAAACGCAAGCTGTTGCCCGGATACATCATGGCCCGCATGGCCATCAACGACGACACCTGGTTCCTGGTCCGCGAAACCGGCGGGATCAGCGATTTTACCGGCTCGGCGGGCAAGCCGATGCCGATGGATCCGGCGGACGTGGATCGGTTCATCAACCGGCCGATCGCCGAGGACGAAGAAGAAGCCCCGATCAAAACCGCAATCCCGTTCAAAGTCGGTGATCGCGTGCGGGTCAAGGAAGGGAATTTTGAAAACCAAGAAGGTGATGTCGACGCCGTCGATGAAGCCAACGGCCGCATCACTGTGATCATCAATATTTTCGGCCGCAGCGTTCCTATGGAATTGGATCACTGGCAAGTCGAACCGGTGTAGTTAACCTAACGCCGAACCACTCAGTCAACTCAAAATCATACCAATCATCCGATCATGGCAAAGCAAGTAACAGGACAGGCAAAGTTTCAAGTTCCCGGCGGTCAAGCCACTCCGGCCCCTCCCGTCGGTACCTCGCTGGGTAAGTTCGGCGTGAACCTGGGACAATTCGTCCAAGCGTTCAACGATCGCACCAAAGAGTACAACGGAACCCCGATCCCGGTCATCGTCACGGTTTACAACGACCGCAGCTTTGACTTCATCACCAAGAGCCCGCCGGCAGCCTCGCTGCTGAAACAGGCCGCGGGAATCGCCAAGGGAAGCGGTGTGCCGAACGTCAACAAAGTCGCCAAGGTGACCCGCGCCCAGTGCGAAGACATCGCCACCAAGAAGATGGCCGACCTGAACGCCCGCAGCATGGACCAAGCGGTCCGAATGATCGAAGGCACCGCCCGCAGCATGGGCATCGACGTCGAAGGCTGAACGTGGCGTAAGCTTCCAGCTTGCGTCCTCCTATCGCCCGCCACATCTCTCCAATCGCTACTGGTCGCAGTGCCCCACGTCGACGAGTGAACGTCCGCGTGTGACTCAAGCCGGCGTGCCGCAGTGTGGCCGCCATGGTGATTCCAAAGGATTAGCCGCGAAAGAGCACAGAGGACGCAAAAGAAGAAGGCCCCCGCGCGTTCGCAGAGCGTCCTGCCATCACTCTTCCGCGCGGGAATTCAAACCAGTGCTCAAACACGACCTATTGCGTTCTTTGCGCTCTTTTGTGTCCCCAGCCGAAATCCACTCGCACAAGCCGCGAACGACTCCCCGGAACCGTTGAGGCCGCGAAAGAGCGCAAAGAGCACAAAAGAAGAAGGCGCCGACCGTTCGTAGAGTGTGTCGTCGCCATTCTCCCCGGCACCAATTCGAGCCAGTTTTCACGCTCACTCTTTTGCGTTCTTTGCGCTCTTTTGTGGCTCCCCTAAATCCACACGCACAAGCCGCGGACGACTCCCCGGAACCGTTGAGGCCGCGAAAGAGCGCAAAGAGCACAAAAGAAGAAGGCGCCGACCGTTCGTAGAGCGTGTCGTCGCCATTCTCTCCCGCGCCAATTGGATCCAGTTTTCACGCTCACTCTTTTGCGTTCTTTGCGCGCTTTTGTGGCTCCCCTAAATCC
Encoded here:
- a CDS encoding TrmH family RNA methyltransferase, which gives rise to MPHRDSIQPIPIDSVDDHRLSDFRDLKRRPTGRVLNATHFVVEGQLITGRLIASDFEVRSVVVERGRDLAALGEVAAGTPVYAVSRDQMRQLAGFDFHRGFLASAARKPLGGIDAFRPDSVSLALVRTTDMENLGSMVRSAAALGIRQILIDHRSVDPFSRRAMRVSMGAVLGMRWLVMNDPADDLRSLAERGVVSLASTLAAGAIPIGDVSIDARPRVLVMGNEAEGLPVEVQRAATERVTIPMPSEPMPSEPMPSEPGCGPLVDSLNVSVAAAVLLYELTRAERLTRVAMKRGQ
- a CDS encoding dihydrodipicolinate synthase family protein, coding for MPTPITGILTPNITPVDRDGRVDEDTLRRYVDWLIEKGVDGLYPNGSTGEFIRFTAEERRRIVEVVIDQTAGRVPVLAGAAEANAKETIAACEAYGAMGVRAVAIVAPFYYRLSDQGVYAYFREIAEAVSVDVTLYNIPLFASPISVDTVVRLASECPRVVGIKDSSGDLPNMMRMISQIRPIRDDFCFLTGWDAALVPMLVVGANGGTNATSGVVPELTRAIHRSVVAGDIDQAMKLQYQLLPLFDAMISISEFPEGFRAGARSRGWDLGPGRVPISDRQKEAIAEAQRQIDDLLREFVDAPTPGVSNRVIEKIVQQVMSQLKSQ
- a CDS encoding MBL fold metallo-hydrolase, with the translated sequence MQLHCLGTAGYHPNEDRHTSCYFLPESGIVLDAGTGLFRLAELIATPTLDILLSHAHLDHVAGLTFLLDVLYRRPVDRLRIWGEKDKLAAIQRHLFSDLLFPVPIQAEYREIDALPEFTIGDCTIRWRRQQHPGMSVGYRLDWDDGTRLLYLTDTTGDDGVEAMEWNAGADLLMHECYFPDASSEWATKTGHTWSSRLARIAQGSAPKHLMLTHVNPIDAEPELMLREVSETLRGRQTRVSLAADREVVEFGR
- the rplK gene encoding 50S ribosomal protein L11; its protein translation is MAKQVTGQAKFQVPGGQATPAPPVGTSLGKFGVNLGQFVQAFNDRTKEYNGTPIPVIVTVYNDRSFDFITKSPPAASLLKQAAGIAKGSGVPNVNKVAKVTRAQCEDIATKKMADLNARSMDQAVRMIEGTARSMGIDVEG
- the secE gene encoding preprotein translocase subunit SecE, with amino-acid sequence MSRDIAGSKASTAPSGGSLSSELFHAAVYKPNQGRIVRQLTVLAIWLIVALGAWRLYATLDGSTSNKAIAVGIPAGILLAGLWIGFRLINWPRFADFLIAVEAEMKKVTWPSRDEVKRASVVVIVTIAILAISLFLFDVFWQAFFDALWATA
- a CDS encoding DUF1501 domain-containing protein codes for the protein MMNNLNRSRRWFMKDCGVGLGAIAAAQLMAEESGAASTADPLAVRRPHFPGKVKNVIFLFMAGAPSHLELFDNKPQLAKFDGTLPPAELLKGYRAAFIDPNSKLLGPKFKFARHGESGAEISEILPHTAQVADELTIVKSMTTDAFNHAPAQIMMNTGSQLFGKPSLGAWTLYGLGSESKDLPGFVVFSSGSKGPSGGNSNWGSGFLPTMYSGVQLRSVGDPVLYLSNPPGVDARAQRDALDAITALNQQHLALTGDPEIATRINSFEMAYRMQSSAPELMDIQSETQQTLDLYGADPEKPSFAKNCLLARRLVERGVRFVQLFHEAWDQHGNLVGGLKTNCKNTDQACAALIQDLKQRGMLDETLVIWGGEFGRTPMVQGGGNDGRDHHPNAFTMWMAGGGMKAGTTLGESDAFGFNVTRDRVHVRDLHATILNQLGFDHRRLSVKFQGLDQRLTGVEPARVVHELLA
- the tuf gene encoding elongation factor Tu — its product is MAKATFERTKPHVNVGTIGHIDHGKTTTTGAILAVQAAKGLAEAKGYSDIAKGGTVRDATKTVTIAVAHVEYESDNRHYAHIDCPGHADFVKNMITGAAQMDGAILVVSAADGPMPQTKEHVLLARQVGVPYIVIFLNKCDLVDDEELLELVELEARELLSKYDFPGDDVPVIRGSALPAYNSPADPEASKCITELMEALDEYIPEPVREDDKPFLMAIEDVFSIEGRGTVATGRIERGVIKVGEEVEIVGLGPNSAKTTCTGVEMFRKEMTEGRAGDNVGCLLRGIKREEIQRGQVLAKPGSITPHTKFEAEVYCLSKDEGGRHTPFFSGYRPQFYFRTTDVTGTANLEGAEMCMPGDNVKVTVELHKPIAMDDGVRFAIREGGRTVGSGVVTKIVE
- the nusG gene encoding transcription termination/antitermination protein NusG translates to MTDESKSPNTDDADLMDESSEVLEENDSAEGGSEEIEASEAAETTSESTGEVFLDSDEDDDDAPSGDIEMDWYILKVAFNREDSIADALRKKIAMEGMEEYFGDVVVPSEDVATFTRDGKKRITKRKLLPGYIMARMAINDDTWFLVRETGGISDFTGSAGKPMPMDPADVDRFINRPIAEDEEEAPIKTAIPFKVGDRVRVKEGNFENQEGDVDAVDEANGRITVIINIFGRSVPMELDHWQVEPV